The following are from one region of the Juglans regia cultivar Chandler chromosome 10, Walnut 2.0, whole genome shotgun sequence genome:
- the LOC108988938 gene encoding K(+) efflux antiporter 5-like, translated as MEIHHAKKRGALGFCCCLLVIFFCARNCDSTRSDKETRERFYGNLLNSSAPASNDGSIAKMFDRVLEKEFSENDQPEGSDKSSFNSSVADRQAELETVAIITHEKTKRNDTQEANGTRSFQFQDVFSRESEDSDDMTTLIDKKDNVFVMSNKKSKYPVLQVDLRLISDLVVVIVSAAIGGIVFSCLGQPVIVGYLLAGSIIGPGGLKFISEMVQVETFAQFGVVFLLFALGLEFSLTKLKVVGPVAVFGGILQIIIFMFLCCITAMLCGANLSEGVFVGAFLSMSSTAVVVKFLVERNNSNALHGQVTIGTLIFQDCAVGLLFALLPFLGGHSGLLQGMISMGKLLLVLSMYLTAASVLSWSFVPRFLKLMIQLSSQTNELYQLAMVAFCLLSAWCSDKLGLSLELGSFVAGVMISTTDFAQHTLDQVEPIRNLFAALFLSSIGMLIHIHFLWNHVDILLASVILVITVKTTVITIVTKAFGYSIRTSFIVGVSLAQIGEFAFVLLSRASNLHLVGGKMYLLLLGTTAFSLVTTPLLFKLIPAVINLGVLMHWFPSESSTQNEEKASIIEAYNRSL; from the exons ATGGAGATTCATCATGCAAAGAAGCGGGGGGCGCTTGGATTCTGCTGCTGCCTCTTGGTGATCTTCTTTTGCGCGAGGAATTGCGATTCCACGAGATCTGACAAGGAAACGAGGGAGAGGTTTTACGGGAACTTGTTGAACTCGTCCGCCCCTGCTTCCAACGACGGCAGCATTGCTAAAATGTTCGATCGGGTCCTCGAGAAGGAGTTTTCCGAGAATGATCAGCCCGAAG GATCTGACAAAAGCAGCTTCAACAGCAGTGTGGCTGATCGACAA gCTGAACTGGAGACCGTGGCTATAATCACTCATGAGAAGACCAAGAGAAATGATACACAAGAGGCAAA TGGGACAAGATCATTCCAGTTCCAAGATGTGTTTTCTAGGGAGAGTGAAGATTCTGATGACATGACAACCTTGATTGACAAAAAG GACAATGTGTTTGTAATGTCAAACAAGAAATCCAAGTATCCAGTACTTCAAGTAGATTTGAG ATTGATCTCAGACTTGGTGGTGGTCATTGTTTCCGCCGCTATTGGTGGAATTGTTTTTTCCTGTTTGGGTCAACCG GTTATTGTGGGCTATCTTCTTGCTGGTTCAATTATTGGACCGGGGGGCTTGAAATTCATTAGCGAAATGGTACAG GTTGAAACTTTTGCACAGTTTGGTgttgtctttcttctttttgcttTAGGGCTGGAGTTTTCTTTGACAAAG CTAAAAGTTGTGGGGCCTGTTGCTGTTTTTGGAGGGATACTTCAGATCATCATATTTATGTTCTTGTGCTGTATAACTGCCATG TTATGTGGAGCAAACTTATCTGAGGGTGTATTTGTTGGTGCGTTCTTATCAATGTCATCAACAGCAGtg GTGGTAAAGTTTCTTGTAGAACGTAATAATAGTAACGCTCTCCATGGTCAAGTTACCATAGGTACTCTTATTTTTCAG GACTGTGCCGTTGGCTTACTATTTGCCTTGCTCCCTTTTTTGGGGGGTCACAGTGGCCTTTTGCAGGGAATGATTTCTATGGGAAAGCT GCTACTGGTGTTGTCAATGTATCTCACCGCTGCATCTGTATTGTCTTGGTCTTTTGTTCCTCGCTTTCTAAAACTGATGATACAGCTATCGTCCCAA ACAAATGAACTTTATCAGCTAGCTATGGTGGCTTTTTGCCTATTATCTGCCTGG TGCAGTGATAAGCTGGGCCTTAGTCTTGAGTTGGGTTCATTTGTGGCTGGTGTTATGATATCTACTACTGACTTTGCACAACATACTTTGGACCAG GTGGAACCAATTCGCAACTTGTTTGCAgctcttttcctttcaagtatTGGAATGCTCATACACATACATTTCCTATGGAACCACGTGGATATATTGCTAGCATCTGTTATTCTGGTCATAACCGTGAAGACAACTGTTATCACTATTGTTACTAAGGCCTTTGGATATAGCATCAGGACATCATTCATT GTTGGAGTCTCGCTTGCTCAAATTGGAGAATTTGCTTTTGTTCTCCTGAGTCGTGCCTCAAATCTTCATCTTGTTGGg GGGAAGATGTATCTACTTCTTCTAGGAACAACAGCTTTTAgtctt GTAACGACGCCTCTCCTGTTTAAACTGATACCTGCTGTAATAAACTTGGGTGTTCTCATGCACTGGTTCCCCTCAGAGAGCAGCACACAGAATGAg gagAAAGCATCCATTATTGAGGCGTATAACAGGTCATTGTAA
- the LOC108988915 gene encoding DEAD-box ATP-dependent RNA helicase 7-like, protein MPSLALADPLLSDTPKDKKEKKNKKMKSMETVNKTVEADSPISDKKKKKKRKALEIEEAEERSETSSELFDPVNWKAEESEKNKKNKKQKKAKVEEEDEEGPNAVSRFRISEPLKAKLKEKGIESLFPIQAMTFDTILDGSDLVGRARTGQGKTLAFVLPILESLTNGLTKALRKTGYGRAPSVLVLLPTRELAKQVHAEFEVYGGALGLVSCCLYGGAPYQSQEIKLKRGVDIVIGTPGRIKDHIERGNIDFSSLKFRVLDEADEMLRMGFVEDVELILGKVEDTSKVQTLLFSATLPGWVKQIASRFLNPSKKTADLVGNEKMKASTNVRHIVLPCSSSARSQLIPDVIRCYSSGGRTIIFTETKDSASSLAELLPGARPLHGDIQQAQREVTLAGFRSGKFMTLVATNVAARGLDINDVQLIIQCEPPRDVEDYIHRSGRTGRAGNTGVAVMLYDPRKSNISKIERESGVKFEHISAPQQADIAKAAGGEAAEMITQVSDNVIPAFKSAAEELLNTSGLSAVELLAKALAKAAGYTEIKKRSLLASMENYVTVLVEAGSPIYTPSFAYRVLRRFLPEEKVEAVKGLALTADGKGAVFDVPAEDLDTFLAGQENAANVSLEVLEALPRLQERDQSRGGRFGSGGRGGFGDRSGGRFSGGRGGGGGGGGGFSGRGNNRFNNGSGGRGYKKW, encoded by the exons ATGCCTTCACTAGCCCTAGCTGATCCTCTTCTATCCGATACCCCCAAGgacaagaaggagaagaagaacaagaagatgaagagtATGGAAACAGTAAACAAAACTGTAGAAGCTGATTCTCCGATTAGcgataagaagaagaagaagaagcgaaAGGCTTTGGAGATCGAGGAGGCGGAAGAGAGGAGCGAGACGAGCTCGGAGCTATTTGATCCTGTGAACTGGAAGGCCGAGGAGTcggagaagaataaaaaaaacaagaagcagAAAAAGGCGAAGgttgaggaggaggatgaggagggTCCGAATGCGGTGTCCAGGTTTCGGATTTCGGAGCCGTTGAAGGCCAAGTTGAAGGAGAAGGGAATCGAGTCGTTGTTTCCGATTCAGGCAATGACCTTCGATACCATTCTAGACGGTTCGGATTTGGTCGGTCGCGCGCGCACGGGTCAG GGTAAAACGCTTGCCTTTGTGTTGCCCATATTGGAGTCACTCACAAATGGACTGACTAAAGCTTTGCGAAAAACTGGTTATGGGAGGGCACCAAGTGTTTTGGTACTGTTACCTACTAGAGAACTGGCCAAACAG GTGCATGCTGAGTTTGAAGTTTATGGCGGAGCATTGGGGTTGGTTTCATGCTGTCTATATGGCGGAGCTCCATACCAAAGTCAAGAGATTAAACTCAAGAGAGGGGTTGATATAGTCATTGGAACACCTGGTCGAATTAAG GATCACATAGAGAGGGGGAATATTGACTTTAGCTCTCTGAAGTTCCGGGTCCTTGATGAGGCTGATGAAATGCTGAGGATGGGTTTTGTTGAAGATGTTGAACTAATTCTAG GCAAGGTAGAAGATACAAGTAAAGTTCAAACACTGCTCTTCAGTGCCACCCTGCCTGGCTGGGTTAAGCAG ATCGCTTCTAGGTTTCTTAATCCAAGCAAGAAAACTGCTGACCTTGTTGGAAACGAGAAAATGAAAGCTAGTACAAATGTTAGGCATATTGTCCTTCCCTGTTCTAGCTCTGCAAGATCCCAGCTTATTCCAGACGTCATTCGCTGTTATAGCAG TGGAGGCCGGACTATTATTTTTACCGAAACAAAGGATTCTGCTTCTTCACTTGCTGAGTTGTTGCCTGGGGCACGACCGTTGCATGGGGATATACAGCAGGCTCAACGTGAG GTCACGCTTGCTGGCTTCAGGTCTGGAAAGTTCATGACATTAGTTGCCACAAATGTGGCGGCGCGGGGATTGGACATCAATGATGTGCAATTAATTATCCAG TGTGAACCTCCTCGTGATGTTGAAGACTATATCCACCGATCTGGACGCACAGGAAGAGCTG gTAATACTGGAGTTGCAGTAATGCTCTATGATCCCAGAAAGTCCAATATATCTAAGATAGAAAGAGAATCTGGTGTGAAGTTTGAGCACATATCTGCTCCTCAGCAAGCTGATATTGCCAAAGCTGCTGGTGGAGAAGCTGCGGAGATGATAACCCAAGTCTCTGACAA TGTAATTCCTGCTTTCAAATCTGCTGCTGAGGAGTTGCTGAACACCTCTGGTCTGTCAGCTGTTGAATTACTTGCAAAAGCTCTTGCCAAGGCTGCT GGTTATACAGAGATAAAGAAAAGATCACTTCTCGCTTCAATGGAGAATTACGTCACAGTACTTGTTGAGGCTGGAAGTCCAATCTATACACCATC ATTTGCTTATAGAGTCCTGAGGAGATTCTTGCCTGAGGAGAAGGTTGAGGCGGTGAAGGGTCTTGCTCTCACAGCCGATGGAAAGGGTGCAGTGTTTGATGTTCCTGCTGAAGACTTGGATACATTTCTTGCTG GTCAGGAGAATGCAGCTAATGTGAGCTTAGAAGTGTTGGAAGCATTGCCACGCTTGCAGGAAAGAGACCAGTCAAGAGGGGGAAGATTTGGTAGTGGTGGTCGGGGTGGTTTTGGTGATAGAAGTGGGGGCAGGTTTTCTGGTGGaagaggtggtggtggtggtggtggtggtggtttttCCGGCCGAGGAAATAATAGGTTTAACAATGGCTCTGGTGGGAGGGGTTACAAAAAATGGTGA
- the LOC108988917 gene encoding alpha-L-fucosidase 1-like: MPKMRCSLCITTLFLLYFELAVTRLEQVPPPPLPILPLPSFSQLKWQQRELIMFLHFGVNTFTDSEWGTGHESPAIFNPVGLDANQWVNTAVDAGISLVILTAKHHDGFCLWPSKYTDHSVIRSPWKNGNGDVVQELVDAAKARGIDVGLYLSPWDRHDPRYGHDLPYNEYYLAQLQELLKRYGGVREIWFDGAKGSNETNMTYYFTDWFSMVRELQSSINIFSDAGPDVRWVGDEKGSAGSTCWSTVNRTSLSIGNASIVDYLNTGDPKGTDWVPPECDVSIRQGWFWHKSESPKKLSQLLQIYYASVGRNCLLLLNVPPNSTGLISEKDVHRLREFRKAIDTIFSTNLAKECLVKASSQRGGKEGGFGPENVLDDDHLWTYWAPREDNHGEGDHWIEVRAGDEGLRFNVIRIQEAIGLGQRIKKHDIYLDGKMVARGTTVGYKRLHRLEGGVVHGRDVRIRIRESKGVPLISSIGLHFDPFWHPKRQGPK; this comes from the exons ATGCCTAAGATGCGTTGCTCTTTGTGCATAACAACACTTTTTTTACTGTATTTTGAACTTGCTGTTACAAGACTTGAACAAGTACCACCCCCACCACTGCCAATTCTTCCACTTCCATCATTTTCCCAGTTGAAATGGCAGCAAAGGGAGCTCATAATGTTCCTGCACTTCGGAGTTAACACGTTCACTGACTCTGAATGGGGCACGGGGCACGAAAGCCCTGCTATTTTCAACCCCGTCGGACTCGACGCAAATCAATGGGTAAACACGGCTGTGGATGCAGGAATCTCTCTTGTAATCCTCACTGCAAAACACCATGACGGCTTTTGCCTTTGGCCTTCCAAGTACACTGATCATTCTGTCATCAGAAGTCCTTGGAAAAATGGGAATGGAGACGTCGTTCAGGAGCTTGTCGACGCGGCAAAAGCCCGTGGAATTGATGTGGGGCTCTACCTCTCGCCTTGGGATCGACATGATCCAAGATACGGGCATGATTTACCCTACAATGAATACTACTTGGCCCAACTCCAAGAGCTTCTCAAAAG GTATGGTGGTGTGAGAGAAATTTGGTTCGATGGAGCAAAGGGTTCTAACGAGACAAACATGACATATTACTTCACGGATTGGTTCTCCATGGTTAGAGAGTTGCAGAGTTCCATTAACATATTCTCCGACGCCGGTCCGGACGTCAGGTGGGTCGGAGATGAGAAGGGGTCTGCCGGGAGCACGTGCTGGTCCACCGTTAATCGGACCTCGCTATCAATCGGGAATGCAAGCATTGTTGA CTATCTTAACACTGGTGATCCGAAAGGCACAGACTGGGTGCCACCGGAATGTGACGTTTCGATCCGCCAGGGATGGTTTTGGCACAAATCAGAGTCACCAAAGAAGCTAAGCCAACTACTGCAGATTTACTATGCATCAGTAGGAAGAAACTGTCTTCTACTGCTAAACGTGCCCCCTAATTCAACTGGTCTTATATCCGAAAAGGATGTTCACAGATTAAGAGAATTTAGAAAAGCAATTGACACCATTTTTTCTACCAATTTGGCTAAGGAATGCTTGGTAAAAGCTAGTAGCCAAAGAGGTGGAAAAGAGGGAGGTTTTGGACCTGAAAATGTGCTGGATGATGACCATTTATGGACATATTGGGCGCCTAGGGAGGATAATCATGGTGAAGGGGACCATTGGATTGAAGTTAGAGCAGGAGATGAAGGGCTGAGATTTAATGTGATCAGGATTCAAGAAGCAATAGGGCTTGGCCagagaataaaaaaacatgacaTTTATTTGGATGGGAAGATGGTGGCTAGAGGGACCACAGTAGGGTACAAGAGGCTTCACAGGCTTGAAGGAGGAGTTGTTCATGGGAGGGATGTGAGGATAAGGATTAGGGAATCAAAGGGAGTGCCTTTGATCTCTTCTATAGGTCTGCATTTTGATCCCTTTTGGCACCCAAAAAGGCAGGGCCCTAAATGA